From one Catenulispora sp. EB89 genomic stretch:
- a CDS encoding acyl-CoA dehydrogenase family protein, with product MRFALTEEQRDFRDAVDSLLRDANGVAAARAWAAGDTKPGLDIWRGLAAIGMHSLAGEYPVELCAALERVGYHAAPGPYPESLAVAAAHPPAREQLAAGLIATTAVPPIAPYAPNADIADNCFPPGDPRPVASLDPTRSLFPVTGLPPHADLVFDTAALLTAAQLLGLGRAALDMTVAYAKQRVQYGHAIGEYQAVKHRLADAHTGLEFARPLVFAAALSADPGDVSAAKAAASDAAYRSARAALQLHGAIGYTDEYDLSVYFKKIRVLYSAWGSPSFHRDRLLRHIGDL from the coding sequence GTGAGGTTCGCTCTGACCGAGGAGCAGCGCGACTTCCGCGATGCGGTCGACTCTTTGTTGCGCGATGCGAACGGCGTCGCGGCGGCACGCGCCTGGGCCGCCGGCGACACCAAGCCCGGCCTCGATATCTGGCGCGGGCTGGCCGCGATCGGCATGCACTCCCTCGCCGGCGAGTACCCCGTCGAGTTGTGCGCGGCGCTCGAGCGCGTCGGCTACCACGCGGCGCCCGGTCCGTATCCGGAATCGCTCGCGGTCGCGGCCGCGCATCCTCCAGCGCGGGAACAACTCGCCGCCGGCCTGATCGCCACCACCGCCGTTCCGCCGATCGCGCCCTACGCACCGAACGCCGATATCGCAGACAACTGTTTTCCTCCCGGCGATCCGCGACCCGTCGCCTCGCTCGACCCGACCCGCTCGCTCTTCCCGGTCACCGGCCTGCCCCCGCACGCCGACCTCGTCTTCGACACCGCCGCGCTCCTCACCGCCGCGCAGCTGCTGGGGCTCGGGCGTGCCGCGCTCGACATGACCGTCGCCTACGCCAAGCAGCGCGTGCAGTACGGCCACGCGATCGGCGAGTACCAAGCCGTCAAGCACCGCCTCGCCGACGCGCACACCGGACTGGAGTTCGCGCGTCCCCTCGTCTTCGCCGCCGCGCTCAGCGCCGACCCCGGCGACGTCTCGGCCGCGAAGGCCGCCGCGAGCGACGCCGCCTACCGCTCTGCCCGCGCCGCGCTCCAGCTCCACGGCGCCATCGGCTACACCGACGAGTACGACCTGTCCGTCTACTTCAAGAAGATCAGGGTCCTGTATTCGGCGTGGGGAAGCCCCTCCTTCCATCGCGATCGGCTGCTCCGCCATATCGGAGACCTCTGA
- a CDS encoding acyl-CoA dehydrogenase family protein, with protein MDPTDSAEDEAFRAEIFRTELRDWLHDHLTGEFADARGLGGPGREHEAFDVRLAWDRHLAEHGWTCLDWPEEYGGRAAGVAQQVIFHEEYARADAPIRVSHIGEQLLGPTLIAHGTEEQKQRFLPGIRSVTELWCQGYSEPDAGSDLANVKTTAVLSDDGTEWILNGQKVWTSLAHLADWCFVVARTDPAKPKHRGLSYLLVPMKQPGVEVRPILQLTRTSEFNEVYFTDARTDVANVVGGVDDGWRVAMATLGFERGVSTLGQQIGFRRELDGVIASAKRTGAIDDPLIQDRLARAAIGLDVMRLNALRSMTGLADGTPGPEASIAKLVWARWHRDLGELAMDVLGAAGTVTGPDYDLDEWQRLWLFSRADTIYGGSDEIQRTVIAERVLGLPKEPRA; from the coding sequence GTGGACCCCACCGACAGCGCCGAGGACGAGGCGTTCCGTGCGGAGATTTTCCGGACCGAGCTGCGGGACTGGCTCCACGACCACCTCACCGGCGAGTTCGCCGACGCCAGGGGCCTGGGCGGCCCGGGGCGCGAACACGAGGCCTTCGACGTCCGCCTGGCCTGGGACCGGCATCTCGCCGAGCACGGCTGGACCTGCCTGGACTGGCCCGAGGAGTACGGAGGCCGGGCCGCCGGCGTCGCCCAGCAGGTGATCTTCCACGAGGAGTACGCCCGCGCCGACGCCCCGATCCGCGTCAGCCACATCGGCGAGCAACTCCTCGGCCCCACTCTCATCGCGCACGGCACCGAAGAGCAGAAACAGCGCTTCCTGCCGGGTATCCGCAGCGTGACAGAGCTCTGGTGCCAGGGCTACTCCGAACCCGACGCGGGCTCGGATCTGGCGAACGTCAAGACCACGGCCGTGCTCTCCGACGACGGCACCGAGTGGATCCTCAACGGCCAGAAGGTCTGGACGTCGCTGGCGCACCTGGCCGACTGGTGCTTCGTGGTGGCCCGCACCGACCCCGCCAAGCCGAAACATCGAGGCCTGTCATACCTCCTGGTCCCGATGAAGCAGCCCGGCGTCGAGGTCCGCCCGATCCTCCAGCTGACCAGGACCTCCGAGTTCAACGAGGTCTACTTCACCGATGCCCGTACCGACGTCGCGAACGTCGTCGGCGGCGTCGACGACGGCTGGCGGGTCGCGATGGCCACGCTCGGCTTCGAGCGCGGCGTGTCGACACTCGGCCAGCAGATCGGCTTCCGGCGCGAGCTGGACGGCGTCATCGCGTCCGCGAAGCGCACCGGAGCGATCGACGACCCGCTCATCCAGGACCGCCTCGCCCGCGCCGCCATCGGTCTGGACGTGATGCGCCTCAATGCCCTGCGATCCATGACCGGCCTCGCCGACGGCACGCCCGGCCCCGAGGCCTCGATCGCCAAGCTGGTCTGGGCGCGGTGGCACCGCGACCTCGGCGAGCTGGCGATGGACGTGCTCGGCGCGGCGGGCACCGTCACCGGCCCGGACTACGACCTCGACGAATGGCAGCGGCTGTGGCTGTTCAGCCGCGCCGACACCATTTACGGCGGATCCGACGAGATCCAGCGCACTGTCATCGCCGAGCGCGTCCTCGGCCTGCCGAAGGAGCCGCGCGCGTGA
- a CDS encoding alkane 1-monooxygenase, with amino-acid sequence MSASTLGSTGLRPETQAWQDGKRYLWPLALVVPILPYVGFGLWHRFDNALAWYLTPFLVYVVVPVGDWLIGEDAGNPPVEREAQLQSAWYYRVLTFLYLPLQFGSLVLGAWAWSQPHVNPASKVGIVITVGIVTGIAINTAHELGHKREEVERWLSKIALAPSGYGHFYVEHNRGHHVRVATPEDPASARLGESFYRFWPRTVWGSLKSAWSLETKKHRLRKRSPWTLRNDVLNAWLMTVLLFAALTVWLGVGVLPFLVLQMVFGFSLLEIVNYLEHYGLLRQRTESGRYEKVEPVHSWNSDRLSTNVFLYQLQRHSDHHAYPNRRYQVLRSFDEAPQLPGGYATMIVVALFPPVWRRVMDQRVLDHYDGDALRANLTPKLRAKYEAAARG; translated from the coding sequence ATGTCGGCGTCGACCCTCGGTTCCACCGGCCTGCGACCGGAGACGCAGGCCTGGCAGGACGGCAAACGGTACCTGTGGCCGCTGGCCCTGGTGGTGCCGATCCTCCCGTACGTCGGCTTCGGCCTGTGGCACCGCTTCGACAACGCGCTGGCCTGGTACCTGACGCCGTTCCTGGTGTACGTCGTGGTGCCGGTCGGCGACTGGCTGATCGGCGAGGACGCCGGCAACCCGCCGGTCGAGCGCGAGGCGCAGCTGCAGTCGGCCTGGTACTACCGGGTGCTCACGTTCCTGTACCTGCCCCTGCAATTCGGGTCGCTGGTGCTCGGCGCGTGGGCCTGGAGCCAGCCTCATGTGAACCCGGCGTCGAAGGTCGGCATCGTCATCACCGTCGGCATCGTGACCGGCATCGCCATCAACACCGCGCACGAACTCGGGCACAAGCGCGAGGAAGTGGAGCGCTGGCTGTCGAAGATCGCGCTGGCGCCGTCCGGCTACGGGCACTTCTACGTCGAGCACAACCGCGGGCACCACGTGCGGGTCGCGACGCCCGAGGACCCGGCCTCGGCGCGGCTGGGGGAGTCGTTCTACCGGTTCTGGCCGCGGACCGTGTGGGGCTCGCTGAAGTCCGCGTGGTCGTTGGAGACGAAGAAGCACCGGCTGCGCAAGCGGTCGCCGTGGACGCTGCGGAACGACGTGCTGAACGCGTGGCTGATGACCGTGCTGCTGTTCGCGGCGCTGACGGTGTGGCTCGGAGTCGGGGTGCTGCCGTTCCTGGTACTGCAGATGGTGTTCGGCTTCTCGCTGCTGGAGATCGTGAACTACCTGGAGCACTACGGTCTGCTGCGTCAGCGTACTGAGAGCGGCCGGTACGAGAAGGTCGAGCCGGTGCACAGCTGGAACAGCGACCGGCTGTCGACGAACGTGTTCCTGTACCAGCTCCAGCGGCACAGCGACCACCACGCGTACCCGAACCGGCGGTACCAGGTGCTGCGGTCGTTCGACGAGGCGCCGCAGCTGCCCGGCGGGTACGCGACGATGATCGTGGTGGCGTTGTTCCCGCCGGTGTGGCGCCGGGTGATGGACCAGCGGGTGCTGGACCACTACGACGGCGACGCGCTGCGGGCGAACCTGACGCCGAAGCTGCGGGCCAAGTACGAGGCCGCGGCGCGCGGCTGA
- a CDS encoding cell division protein CrgA: MNDKPSPPWFGGVILGCLALATVWILTYTLSPLPGQHALGGWNYAIVGVFITGFIGLSMLWHGDPLEKKRQEVRAARARKSGLEH, encoded by the coding sequence ATGAATGACAAGCCCTCGCCTCCGTGGTTCGGCGGAGTGATCCTCGGTTGCCTCGCTCTGGCCACCGTATGGATCCTCACATACACCCTCTCCCCGCTTCCCGGACAACACGCGCTCGGCGGCTGGAACTACGCGATCGTGGGCGTTTTCATCACCGGCTTCATCGGCCTGTCGATGCTGTGGCACGGCGACCCCCTGGAGAAGAAGCGGCAAGAGGTACGGGCCGCGCGGGCCCGGAAATCAGGGCTCGAACACTGA
- a CDS encoding alkaline phosphatase family protein has product MSLTLRASLAAAALVAAAVVPVGASTASAAASPGHYDHVFVIVEENHGFTDVIGNPAAPNLNALAQQYGLATDYTGVSHPSEPNYVGLLGGDTFGVTSDNAYYTQKVAQPSLISQLDAKNLPWKAYLQSLPHAGYQGICFPADCNGAPDKDPLYVSKHDGIQNFTTSDNPRDWNNQVPVDQLDRDLASDDVPAFGWVIPDECHDQHGDPPYCLDSGTVDGGDLATADPQDQRLVATGDAYLGELVQKITSASFWAKGNNAVAITYDEGDDNAGGGGQVATVLVTSHGPRAVRDATPYDHYSLLDTVEQNFALGCLAHACDAATRPLTPLLTPTGSAAQAYRALPVPSYATPTPIPTEPVTTVDTPISQNGWAVQPAPYIGTGDNTFGAVAAVSKSDVWAVGNYLPDAATANQDATLTMAAHFDGTKWTSTPTPNPGPNFGTLFGVAAVPGQAWAVGVALGADFLPHSVIEAWNGSAWHVVPAPKLNAQRDILYSATAVSDHDVWAAGIRQNRAGTFGTLIEHFDGSAWSVVPSPNPGAFGNQLYGISADGPDSVYAVGQRDDAHSDTPLVLHWDGRCWSEAHVPGLDAALLQSVSVRDGEVWAVGQTDDSTHQAVPFVEHFARGVWSAQTAAELGARFSDVTAVTATGKDSAWLAGTYYSDAAGKQVPVLARHDATGWHAVAAPDPGSGDTVLGGLGAAGGQVWAVGFAKTAAGRSPLIELHQG; this is encoded by the coding sequence ATGTCCCTCACATTGCGAGCAAGTCTGGCCGCGGCGGCCCTGGTGGCGGCCGCCGTCGTGCCGGTCGGCGCGTCAACGGCCTCGGCGGCCGCGAGCCCCGGCCACTACGACCACGTCTTCGTCATCGTCGAGGAGAACCACGGCTTCACCGACGTGATCGGCAACCCGGCCGCCCCGAACCTGAACGCCCTGGCGCAGCAGTACGGCCTGGCCACCGACTACACCGGCGTCTCGCACCCGAGCGAGCCGAACTACGTCGGGCTGCTCGGCGGCGACACCTTCGGCGTCACCAGCGACAACGCCTACTACACCCAGAAGGTCGCCCAGCCGAGCCTGATCTCGCAGCTCGACGCGAAGAACCTGCCCTGGAAGGCGTACCTGCAAAGCCTCCCCCACGCCGGGTATCAGGGCATCTGCTTCCCCGCCGACTGCAACGGCGCGCCGGACAAGGACCCGCTCTACGTCTCCAAGCACGACGGCATCCAGAACTTCACCACCTCCGACAACCCGCGCGACTGGAACAACCAGGTCCCCGTCGACCAGCTGGACCGGGACCTGGCCTCCGACGACGTCCCGGCGTTCGGCTGGGTGATCCCGGACGAGTGCCACGACCAGCACGGCGACCCGCCGTACTGCCTGGACTCCGGCACCGTCGACGGCGGCGACCTCGCGACCGCGGACCCGCAGGACCAGCGCCTGGTCGCGACCGGCGACGCGTACCTCGGCGAGCTGGTGCAGAAGATCACCTCGGCTTCGTTCTGGGCCAAGGGCAACAACGCCGTCGCCATCACCTACGACGAGGGCGACGACAACGCCGGGGGCGGCGGTCAGGTCGCGACGGTGCTGGTGACCAGCCACGGCCCGCGCGCCGTGCGGGACGCCACGCCGTACGACCACTACTCGCTGCTGGACACCGTCGAGCAGAACTTCGCTCTGGGCTGCCTGGCGCACGCGTGCGACGCGGCGACCCGTCCGCTCACGCCGCTGCTGACGCCGACCGGCAGCGCGGCGCAGGCCTACCGCGCACTCCCGGTGCCGAGCTACGCGACGCCGACCCCGATCCCGACCGAGCCGGTCACGACCGTCGACACCCCGATCAGCCAGAACGGCTGGGCCGTCCAGCCCGCGCCGTACATCGGCACCGGGGACAACACGTTCGGTGCGGTCGCGGCCGTGTCGAAGAGCGACGTGTGGGCCGTCGGCAACTACCTGCCGGACGCCGCGACCGCGAACCAGGACGCCACGCTGACCATGGCCGCGCACTTCGACGGCACGAAGTGGACGTCCACCCCGACCCCGAACCCCGGCCCGAACTTCGGCACGCTGTTCGGCGTCGCGGCGGTGCCGGGCCAGGCGTGGGCGGTCGGCGTCGCGCTCGGCGCGGACTTCCTGCCGCACAGCGTCATCGAGGCCTGGAACGGCAGCGCGTGGCACGTGGTGCCCGCACCGAAGCTGAACGCGCAGCGCGACATCCTCTACTCGGCGACCGCGGTCAGCGACCACGACGTGTGGGCCGCCGGGATCCGGCAGAACCGCGCCGGCACGTTCGGCACGCTGATCGAGCACTTCGACGGGAGCGCGTGGTCGGTGGTGCCGTCGCCGAACCCGGGCGCCTTCGGCAACCAGCTGTACGGCATCAGCGCCGACGGCCCGGACTCGGTCTACGCGGTCGGGCAACGCGACGACGCGCACTCCGACACGCCGCTGGTCCTGCACTGGGACGGCCGGTGCTGGAGCGAGGCGCACGTCCCAGGCCTCGACGCGGCGCTGCTGCAGAGCGTGAGCGTGCGGGACGGCGAGGTGTGGGCCGTGGGCCAGACGGACGACAGCACGCACCAGGCGGTGCCGTTCGTGGAGCACTTCGCGCGTGGTGTGTGGAGCGCACAGACGGCGGCGGAGCTCGGCGCGCGCTTCAGCGACGTGACCGCGGTGACGGCGACCGGCAAGGACAGCGCCTGGCTGGCCGGCACGTACTACTCGGACGCCGCCGGCAAGC
- a CDS encoding acetyl-CoA C-acetyltransferase, whose translation MAEAYIVEARRTAVGRKKGALSAAHPADLGAHVIKAVVDAAGVDPAAVDDVVFGCVDTIGTQAGDIARTAWLAAGLPEEVPGVTVDRQCGSSQQAVHFAAQAVMSGTADLVVAGGVQNMSQIPIAAAMTVATQFGITDPFSGSKGWKARYGDQPVSQFHAAELIAEKWDISRDAMEDFALESHRRALAAIDEGRFEREIVPYEGFAVDEGPRRDTSKEAMAGLRTLVEGGRLTAAVSSQISDASAALLIASEDAVRTHGLTPRARIHHLSVRGADPIFMLTAPIPATEHALRKAGMKLDDIDLIEINEAFAPVVLAWAHEAAADLSKVNVNGGAIALGHPLGATGARLMTTLLHELERTGGRYGLQTMCEGGGQANVTIIERL comes from the coding sequence ATGGCTGAGGCCTACATAGTCGAGGCACGGCGAACCGCGGTCGGGCGCAAGAAGGGTGCGTTGTCCGCGGCGCATCCGGCCGACCTGGGAGCGCACGTCATCAAGGCCGTCGTGGACGCCGCCGGCGTGGACCCGGCGGCCGTGGACGACGTCGTGTTCGGCTGCGTCGACACCATCGGGACGCAGGCCGGGGACATCGCGCGCACCGCGTGGCTGGCCGCCGGACTGCCCGAGGAGGTGCCCGGCGTGACCGTGGACCGGCAGTGCGGATCCTCGCAGCAGGCCGTGCACTTCGCGGCCCAGGCGGTGATGAGCGGCACGGCCGATCTCGTGGTGGCCGGCGGCGTGCAGAACATGTCGCAGATCCCGATCGCCGCCGCGATGACGGTCGCGACGCAGTTCGGCATCACGGACCCGTTCTCCGGATCGAAGGGCTGGAAAGCGCGGTACGGCGACCAACCGGTGTCGCAGTTCCACGCCGCCGAGCTGATCGCCGAGAAGTGGGACATCTCCCGGGACGCGATGGAGGACTTCGCTCTTGAGTCCCATCGGCGCGCCCTAGCGGCGATCGACGAGGGACGGTTCGAGCGCGAGATCGTGCCGTACGAAGGGTTCGCGGTCGACGAGGGCCCGCGGCGGGACACGTCCAAGGAGGCGATGGCCGGCCTGCGGACGCTCGTCGAGGGCGGCCGCCTGACCGCCGCGGTCTCGTCGCAGATCTCTGATGCGTCCGCCGCACTGCTCATCGCCTCCGAGGACGCGGTGCGGACGCACGGCCTCACGCCACGCGCTCGGATCCACCACCTTTCCGTCCGTGGCGCAGACCCGATCTTCATGCTCACCGCGCCGATCCCGGCCACGGAACATGCTTTGCGCAAGGCCGGTATGAAGCTGGACGACATCGATCTCATCGAGATCAACGAGGCCTTCGCGCCGGTGGTCCTGGCCTGGGCGCACGAGGCGGCCGCCGACCTCTCCAAGGTGAACGTCAACGGCGGCGCGATCGCCTTGGGGCATCCGCTCGGCGCCACCGGCGCGCGTCTGATGACCACGCTGCTCCACGAACTGGAGCGCACCGGCGGCCGCTACGGCCTGCAGACGATGTGCGAGGGCGGCGGGCAGGCGAACGTCACCATCATCGAAAGGCTCTGA
- a CDS encoding TetR/AcrR family transcriptional regulator, with protein sequence MPKPTTSDRRAELLTLAAGLFAERGYKNTTVRDIADAAGILSGSLYHHFDSKETMADEILRTFLDELFRDYRAIIERESDPRRAFEQLVDASFQAIDRSHAAIALYQNEAKQLRQSPRFAYLDDTDREFREIWLGTLEKGIASGAFRSDLDATMAYRFVRDTVWVAVRWYVPGGKLTAEAVSAQYLSMILEGFQSRDQQ encoded by the coding sequence ATGCCTAAACCCACCACCTCCGACCGCCGAGCCGAGCTGCTGACCCTGGCCGCCGGCCTGTTCGCCGAGCGCGGCTACAAGAACACGACGGTGCGCGACATCGCCGACGCCGCCGGGATCCTGTCCGGGAGCCTCTACCACCACTTCGATTCCAAGGAGACGATGGCGGACGAGATCCTCCGGACCTTCCTGGACGAGCTGTTCCGCGACTACCGCGCGATCATCGAGCGCGAGAGCGATCCGCGCCGCGCCTTCGAGCAACTGGTCGACGCCTCCTTCCAGGCCATCGACCGCAGCCACGCGGCGATCGCGCTCTACCAGAACGAGGCCAAGCAGCTGCGCCAGTCGCCGCGCTTCGCCTACCTGGACGACACCGACCGCGAGTTCCGCGAGATCTGGCTCGGCACGCTGGAGAAGGGGATCGCCTCCGGCGCGTTCCGCTCCGATCTGGACGCCACGATGGCCTACCGCTTCGTGCGCGACACGGTGTGGGTCGCGGTCCGTTGGTACGTGCCCGGCGGCAAGCTCACCGCCGAGGCGGTCTCGGCGCAGTACCTCTCGATGATCCTCGAAGGGTTCCAGAGCAGGGACCAGCAGTAG
- a CDS encoding acyl-CoA dehydrogenase family protein, whose product MDLSFSAAEEAFRATARTWLAAHLPAEPLPSMDTAEGFEAHRRWERELYDERYSVVSWPAEYGGRGASITEWLVFEEEYWAAGAPGRVSQNGINLLAPSILDHGSAAQKARFLPAMASGEQIWAQVWSEPEAGSDLAALRSTAVRAPSDDGWLLSGQKTWSSRATFADWGFGLFRSDPAAERHRGLTYFLFPLTAPGITVRPIPQFDGEPGFAELFFDAVYVPDADVLGAVGEGWKVTMATAGKERGLYLRSPGRFMATAARLVALWRAAGRPAEFRDRVADAWIGARAYRLATFETAARIADGGTLGAETSVNKLFWSELDLAMHETALDLLGPDAERLDSAWMDGYLFALAGPIYAGTNEVQRNVVAERVLGLPRGAR is encoded by the coding sequence GTGGACCTGAGCTTCAGCGCGGCCGAGGAGGCGTTCCGGGCGACGGCGCGCACCTGGCTGGCCGCGCACCTGCCGGCCGAGCCGCTGCCGTCGATGGACACCGCCGAGGGCTTCGAAGCGCACCGGCGCTGGGAGCGGGAGCTGTACGACGAGCGGTACTCCGTGGTCTCGTGGCCGGCCGAGTACGGCGGACGCGGCGCCTCGATCACCGAGTGGCTGGTCTTCGAGGAGGAGTACTGGGCCGCGGGCGCGCCGGGACGGGTGTCGCAGAACGGGATCAACCTGCTGGCGCCGTCGATCCTGGACCACGGGAGCGCCGCGCAGAAGGCGCGGTTCCTGCCCGCGATGGCCTCCGGCGAGCAGATCTGGGCGCAGGTCTGGTCCGAGCCGGAGGCCGGTTCAGACCTGGCCGCGCTGCGTTCGACAGCGGTGCGCGCGCCGTCGGACGACGGCTGGCTGCTGTCGGGACAGAAGACGTGGTCCTCGCGCGCGACGTTCGCGGACTGGGGCTTCGGACTGTTCCGCAGCGACCCGGCCGCCGAACGTCATCGAGGGCTGACGTACTTCCTGTTCCCGCTGACCGCGCCGGGGATCACGGTCCGACCGATCCCGCAGTTCGACGGCGAACCGGGCTTCGCAGAGCTGTTCTTCGACGCGGTGTACGTGCCGGACGCGGATGTTTTGGGCGCGGTCGGCGAGGGCTGGAAAGTCACGATGGCCACCGCGGGCAAGGAGCGCGGGCTGTATCTGCGCTCGCCGGGGCGTTTCATGGCCACGGCCGCGCGGTTGGTCGCGCTGTGGCGTGCGGCGGGGCGGCCGGCGGAGTTCCGGGACCGCGTCGCCGACGCCTGGATCGGGGCGCGGGCGTACCGGCTGGCGACGTTCGAGACGGCGGCGCGGATCGCGGACGGCGGCACGCTCGGGGCCGAGACGAGCGTGAACAAGCTGTTCTGGTCGGAGCTGGACCTGGCGATGCACGAGACGGCACTGGACCTGCTGGGGCCGGACGCGGAGCGACTGGACTCGGCGTGGATGGACGGGTACCTGTTCGCGCTGGCCGGGCCGATCTACGCCGGGACGAACGAAGTGCAGCGGAACGTGGTGGCCGAGCGGGTGCTCGGGTTGCCGAGGGGGGCGCGGTGA
- a CDS encoding SDR family oxidoreductase, with protein MTVPLYVEGHNLLAGKNVAVTAAAGTGIGAAAARRCLEEGARVVVSDHHERRLEETRAALAKDFDEDSVHAIVCDVTREEHVQALIDGTADRFGRLDVLINNAGLGGTASVLDMTDEQWLRVLDVTLNGTFRCTRAALRRMRDQGSGGAVVNNASVIGWRAQEGQAHYAAAKAGVMALTRCSALDAAVYGVRVNAVAPSLAMHPFLAKVTTDELLAELTAREAFGRAAEPWEVANAMVFLASDYASYLTGEVLSVSSQHA; from the coding sequence GTGACCGTGCCTTTGTACGTGGAGGGCCACAACCTCCTCGCCGGAAAGAACGTCGCCGTCACCGCCGCCGCCGGGACCGGCATCGGCGCCGCCGCCGCGCGCCGCTGCCTCGAGGAGGGCGCCCGCGTCGTCGTCAGCGACCACCACGAACGCCGCCTGGAGGAGACCCGCGCGGCGCTGGCCAAGGACTTCGACGAGGACTCGGTGCACGCCATCGTCTGCGACGTCACCCGCGAGGAGCATGTCCAAGCCCTGATCGACGGAACCGCCGACCGCTTCGGCCGCCTGGACGTCCTGATCAACAACGCGGGCCTCGGCGGCACCGCCTCCGTCCTGGACATGACCGACGAGCAGTGGCTGCGCGTCCTGGACGTCACCCTGAACGGCACCTTCCGCTGCACCCGCGCGGCCCTGCGCCGCATGCGCGACCAGGGCTCCGGCGGCGCCGTCGTGAACAACGCCTCGGTCATCGGCTGGCGCGCCCAGGAGGGCCAGGCGCACTACGCCGCCGCGAAAGCCGGGGTCATGGCTCTGACCCGCTGCTCGGCCCTGGACGCCGCCGTCTACGGTGTCCGGGTGAACGCCGTCGCGCCCTCGCTGGCCATGCACCCCTTCCTGGCCAAGGTCACGACCGACGAACTGCTCGCCGAGCTGACCGCCCGCGAGGCGTTCGGGCGCGCCGCCGAGCCGTGGGAGGTCGCGAATGCCATGGTGTTCCTGGCAAGCGACTATGCCTCCTACCTGACCGGTGAAGTCCTCTCCGTTTCGAGCCAACATGCCTAA
- a CDS encoding alpha/beta hydrolase family protein, translating into MRGVRGVRGVRGAAAATAAIALVAASAPGASASAAADCRPSASYDLTFTSAGDTLPATFLPAADRDGAAALIISGSGPTDRNGDDPQYPHLDTNLNFAKALASAGVSSLRYDKLGSGTAGLGGPGHHPGGAGIDFTLFAQEALDAYRTMASQPGVDPHRLVIVGHSEGGLFALLLANELKGTALAPRAVILAAPLSERYLDLLATQLTEAYQKAAASGAITAAAAAHYIQQMRDAFASIRAGHGVPAGLDDPSLKALLSPVNATFLSQADKYDPAQLARSLGDDFPVLVVRGTKDVQVTGAEVARVADALRDDEDAWDVSIPNADHLFKIVKGVPDPAVDYPDANRKFAPEAGAVVRAFVREMVGESACS; encoded by the coding sequence ATGCGTGGAGTTCGTGGAGTTCGTGGAGTTCGCGGTGCTGCCGCGGCCACGGCGGCCATCGCTCTTGTCGCCGCATCGGCGCCTGGCGCCTCGGCTTCGGCGGCGGCCGACTGCCGGCCGTCCGCGTCCTACGACCTGACCTTCACCAGCGCCGGCGACACGCTCCCGGCGACCTTCTTGCCCGCGGCCGACCGCGACGGCGCAGCAGCCCTGATCATCTCGGGAAGCGGCCCGACGGACCGCAACGGCGACGATCCGCAATACCCGCACCTGGACACGAATCTGAACTTCGCCAAGGCTTTGGCGTCCGCCGGCGTCTCCTCGCTGCGCTACGACAAGCTCGGGTCCGGCACGGCCGGCCTCGGCGGACCCGGCCACCACCCCGGCGGTGCGGGCATCGACTTCACCCTCTTCGCGCAGGAAGCGCTCGACGCCTACCGCACCATGGCCTCGCAGCCCGGCGTCGACCCGCACCGCCTGGTCATCGTCGGACACAGCGAGGGCGGTCTGTTCGCGCTGCTGCTGGCGAACGAGCTGAAGGGGACGGCGCTGGCGCCGCGCGCCGTCATCCTCGCGGCCCCGCTGAGCGAGCGCTACCTGGACCTGCTCGCGACGCAGCTGACCGAGGCGTATCAGAAGGCTGCCGCCTCGGGTGCGATCACGGCCGCCGCGGCGGCGCACTACATCCAGCAGATGCGCGACGCCTTCGCCTCGATCCGGGCCGGCCACGGCGTCCCGGCCGGCCTGGACGACCCCTCGTTGAAGGCGCTGCTGAGCCCGGTCAACGCCACCTTCCTCTCCCAGGCCGACAAGTACGACCCGGCGCAGCTGGCGCGCTCGCTCGGCGACGACTTCCCGGTTCTGGTGGTGCGGGGCACGAAGGACGTCCAGGTCACCGGTGCGGAGGTCGCGCGCGTCGCCGACGCCTTGCGCGACGACGAGGACGCCTGGGACGTGAGCATCCCGAACGCCGACCACCTGTTCAAGATCGTGAAGGGTGTCCCCGATCCGGCCGTGGACTACCCGGACGCGAACCGGAAGTTCGCGCCGGAGGCCGGAGCGGTGGTGCGGGCGTTCGTCCGGGAGATGGTCGGCGAGTCCGCTTGTAGCTGA